The proteins below come from a single Epinephelus moara isolate mb chromosome 19, YSFRI_EMoa_1.0, whole genome shotgun sequence genomic window:
- the mcmbp gene encoding mini-chromosome maintenance complex-binding protein, producing the protein MPSTHDWINNPLGVVEGMFAASQNNPSSGWEAKAVEFFKDHLKEKDAHTWVPSLNDVPLHYLKPNSLVKFRCLIQDMFDPEFYMGVYETVDPSTKAKVLRCGKYKDVTECGVDFNSKNIVTAERQTFYCVPIPGENPWVKESYASSSQARVVPSTSYAPTRQKRSYEEDDDMDDMDTQPQKQREPHTVPQSPTEQHGNGDCKRQETEAPSSQTASASHLDLNFPLPGEKGPSCLVKVYEDWDSFKLNDALEVFGILSVSPALSALADEKDASSSLLDPTECMETAEEQRVHCPPASLVPRLHMLYARPLPHNNPLLPSATLEDNSAFLSSTLSEMAAVRAELLTYFTHILLGDALAAEYLILHLISNVYSRRDVLPLGKFTLNLSGCPTVASYTERLYQIIQQLVPSSYYLGMSLQNMNQMRFVPKKDYVANRLVSGALQLARNTSLFLDETKLEQGQLDTTGVRNVTALGNLISWQKVDYDFNYHQMEFPCNINVLIVSEGRSLLPSDCQVHLQSQVTPPHMEEYLSSIHMHPQASSQLNKFRMYLSVARLLDYSISDEVTKSVEDDFVDMRKDDPQSITAEDLHRMLVVARLLSLSLGQTSLSRDSWLRAKHIEMLRTSRMEQHKCVNGNEP; encoded by the exons ATGCCTTCCACACACGACTGGATAAACAACCCTCTCGGTGTTGTTGAAGGGATGTTTG CTGCTTCCCAGAACAATCCTAGCTCTGGATGGGAAGCCAAGGCGGTTGAATTCTTTAAAGATCATCTGAAAGAGAAGGACGCTCATACCTGG GTCCCATCTTTGAACGATGTCCCTCTGCACTACCTGAAGCCCAACAGCCTGGTGAAGTTTCGTTGCTTAATCCAAGACATGTTTGATCCTGAGTTCTACATGGGAGTGTATGAGACTGTTGATCCATCTACAAAGGCTAAA GTGTTGCGATGTGGGAAGTACAAAGATGTGACAGAATGTGGG GTGGATTTTAACTCCAAAAACATTgtgactgcagagagacagactttCTACTGTGTGCCAATCCCTGGAGAAAATCCCTGGGTGAAAGAGA GTTATGCCAGCTCCAGCCAAGCAAGAGTGGTTCCTTCCACCTCGTATGCACCAACTAGACAGAAACGCAGCTACGAGGAAGACGATGACATGGACGACATGGACACACAGCCGCAGAAGCAGAGGGAGCCGCATACTG TTCCTCAAAGTCCCACAGAACAGCACGGCAATGGTGACTGTAAGCGTCAGGAGACAGAAGCTCCCTCCAGCCAGACGGCATCTGCCTCCCATCTCGACCTCAACTTCCCCCTACCAGGAGAGAAAGGCCCCTCCTGCCTAGTCAAG GTGTACGAGGACTGGGACAGCTTTAAACTAAACGACGCACTAGAGGTCTTTGGGATCCTTTCTGTCAGCCCTGCTCTCAGCGCTCTGGCTGATGAGAA AGACGCCTCCTCGTCCCTCCTGGACCCCACGGAGTGTATGgagacagcagaggagcagagagtaCACTGCCCGCCAGCCTCGCTCGTTCCCCGCCTCCACATGCTTTACGCCAGGCCACTGCCACACAACAACCCCCTGCTGCCTTCCGCCACCTTGGAGGACAACAGCGCCT TTTTATCTTCGACCCTGAGCGAGATGGCCGCTGTCAGGGCAGAGCTGCTCACATACTTCACTCACATCCTTCTGGGAGATGCCCTGGCTGCTGAGTACCTTATTCTGCATCTCATTTCTAACGT GTACAGTAGACGGGATGTTCTCCCACTGGGCAAGTTCACCTTGAACCTGAGTGGCTGTCCTACTGTTGCCTCGTACACTGAACGCCTCTATCAGATCATCCAGCAGCTTGTGCCTTCT TCGTACTATCTGGGCATGAGCCTCCAGAACATGAACCAGATGCGGTTTGTGCCAAAGAAGGACTACGTGGCCAACCGGCTAGTGAGTGGAGCCCTGCAGCTAGCCAGAAACACTTCTCTCTTCCTGGATGAAACCAAGCTGGAGCAGGGACAGCTGGACACGACAG GTGTGCGTAACGTCACTGCCCTGGGGAACCTGATCTCGTGGCAGAAGGTTGATTATGACTTTAACTACCACCAGATGGAATTCCCCTGCAATATTAACGTGCTCATCGTGTCAGAGGGCCGCTCGCTGCTGCCG TCCGACTGCCAGGTCCACCTACAGTCTCAGGTCACCCCACCCCACATGGAGGAGTATCTCAGCAGCATCCACATGCATCCGCAGGCCTCGTCACAGCTGAACAAGTTCAGAATGTACCTGAGCGTGGCTCGGCTGCTAGACTACAGCATCTCTGATGAAGTGACAAAG TCAGTTGAGGATGACTTTGTAGACATGAGGAAGGACGACCCCCAGAGCATAACTGCCGAGGACCTCCACAGGATGCTCGTTGTGGCGAG GTTGCTGTCTCTGAGCCTGGGACAGACCTCTCTGTCCAGAGACAGCTGGCTGAGAGCCAAACACATCGAGATGCTGCGGACGAGCCGGATGGAGCAGCACAAGTGTGTCAACGGCAACGAGCCATGA
- the sec23ip gene encoding SEC23-interacting protein isoform X2 produces the protein MADRKNNNVPNTGANLLFSGAPEFNFNLPFMPVSQATGPAVLSGEDSTEVGEEDSFLGQTSGNGPAPSTFNYFSSPVTSSDPFAAIGQSPCPPPTLSAAPTSTGPVSVPSSVSMAPLPPPGSQLNPAPPPAFGSAVYQSPMGRHTPPPTTMTPPPPQMQPQSHNPYRHTPTSSRASPYIPAPEVLPPTHTPQQNPYSLGSPPQTFPLAGPTFTKPPPTHIQAPPPTATTAGAVVPAGPMMPMNYNVYEPVQPHWFYCKQVESKSVWLPFSIIDSLQLEETYNSVQPDPENVVIRTDGGRYDVQLYDRMRTSVYWEEEPTEVRRCTWFYKGDTDSRFIPYSEEFSDKLEAEYKKAVSTHQWHRRLEFPSGETIVMHNPKVIVQFQPSSMPDEWGTTQDGQTRPRVVKRGIDDDHDEVPDGELAKVDHLVFMVHGIGPVCDLRFRSMVECVDDFRSVSLKLLHSHFKKPLDEHAISRVEFLPVQWHTALHGDATGVDRRIKKITLPSTGRLRHFTNETLLDVLFYNSPTYCQTIMDTVAQEINRLYALFMKRNPDYRGGISVAGHSLGSLILFDLLSNQKDGSPALATPVIPTANGETKQVAAPVSHAVTPPAVEEEPKVDGEEFEDLSAMLEHLGLSEYKSTFDEEKIDIESFLMCTVEDLKEMGIPLGPRKKIAKFVKERVNKQAAQEKKAEVKEVSQVAASPPAAEAPPDPSMKMLPAGNSVCHVDYNCFEVGTGQVSVVYRTLDFEPMNFFALGSPIGMFLTVRGLEKIEETYQLPTCKGFFNIYHPLDPVAYRIEPMIIPDMDLKPVLIPHHKGRKRLHLELKESLTRMGSDLKHGFISSLRSAWQTLNDFARAHTSAAQLQAELAIVANQIEEQEKQAREEQKIPESPEPIKEEELEVKVGMLNGGNRIDYVLQEKPIESFNEYLFALQSHLCYWQSEDTALLILKEIYKTTGIHPEQIAH, from the exons ATGGCAGATAGAAAGAATAATAATGTCCCCAACACCGGTGCAAATTTACTGTTCAGCGGCGCTCCGGAGTTTAATTTCAACCTGCCCTTCATGCCGGTGAGCCAGGCCACCGGCCCGGCGGTGCTGTCAGGAG AGGATTCCACTGAAGTTGGTGAAGAAGACAGCTTCCTAGGTCAGACCTCTGGTAATGGGCCAGCCCCCTCTACATTCAACTACTTCTCCAGCCCCGTAACCAGCAGTGACCCATTCGCAGCTATCGGCCAGTCGCCATGCCCACCGCCAACCCTGTCAGCAGCCCCGACATCAACCGGCCCGGTTTCTGTTCCCAGTAGTGTCAGCATGGCGCCACTACCCCCTCCAGGCTCACAACTGAACCCTGCTCCCCCTCCAGCGTTTGGCAGTGCAGTTTACCAGAGCCCTATGGGGCGTCACACTCCCCCTCCCACCACAATGACCCCACCGCCTCCCCAGATGCAGCCACAGAGTCATAACCCCTACCGACACACCCCCACCAGCAGTAGAGCCAGTCCTTATATTCCAGCTCCAGAAGTCCTGCCGCcgacacacacacctcagcagAATCCATACTCTCTAGGCTCTCCGCCACAGACATTCCCGCTGGCAGGACCCACATTCACAAAG cCTCCTCCCACACATATTCAAGCGCCTCCACCTACAGCCACCACTGCTGGGGCGGTAGTTCCTGCTGGTCCCATGATGCCAATGAACTACAATGTCTATGAGCCTGTTCAGCCTCACTGGTTCTACTGCAAGCAAGTGGAATCAAAGAGCGTCTGGCTTCCTTTCAGTATCATCGACTCCCTGCAGCTAGAGGAGACATATAACTCAG TTCAGCCAGACCCAGAAAATGTGGTCATACGTACAGATGGAGGGCGTTATGACGTGCAGCTGTACGACCGTATGCGGACTTCAGTGTACTGGGAAGAGGAGCCAACAGAGGTCCGACGCTGCACTTGGTTCTACAAAGGGGATACGGATAGTCGCTTTATTCCATACTCTGAGGAGTTCAGTGACAAGCTGGAG GCAGAATATAAGAAAGCTGTGTCTACCCACCAGTGGCACCGTAGACTGGAGTTCCCGTCAGGAGAAACTATTGTCATGCACAATCCAAAG GTGATTGTGCAGTTTCAGCCCTCCTCCATGCCAGATGAGTGGGGCACAACTCAGGATGGGCAGACCAGGCCCAGAGTGGTGAAGAGGGGGATTGATGATGACCATGATGAAGTGCCAGATG GTGAGCTCGCAAAGGTGGATCATCTCGTCTTCATGGTTCATGGAATCGGTCCCGTGTGTGACCTCAGGTTTCGGAGCATGGTCGAGTGTG TGGACGACTTCCGCAGTGTGTCACTGAAGCTGCTGCACAGTCACTTTAAGAAACCGCTGGATGAGCATGCCATCAGCAGGGTGGAGTTCCTCCCTGTCCAGTGGCACACGGCTTTACATGGAGACGCCACAGGGGTGGACAG GAGGATAAAGAAGATAACGCTGCCCAGCACTGGACGTTTACGTCACTTTACAAATGAGACGTTGTTAGATGTGCTTTTCTACAACAGTCCCACTTACTGCCAGACCATCATGGACACAGTTGCCCAAGAGATTAACCGACTTTACGCCCTGTTTATGAAGAGGAATCCAGACTACAGAGGAGGCATATCAGTGGCCGGGCACAGCTTAG GCTCCCTGATTCTCTTCGACCTGTTGTCAAATCAGAAGGATGGCTCTCCTGCACTGGCCACACCAGTCATACCCACTGCTAATGGAGAAACCAAACAG GTAGCAGCCCCCGTCTCTCACGCCGTCACCCCTCCAGCTGTGGAAGAGGAGCCCAAAGTAGACGGAGAGGAGTTTGAGGATCTTTCTGCTATGCTGGAACATCTGGGCTTGTCTGAATATAAGAGTACCTTTGATGAGGAGAAGATTGACATAGAATCTTTT CTTATGTGCACAGTCGAGGACCTGAAAGAGATGGGAATCCCACTGGGTCCCAGGAAAAAGATCGCCAAGTTTGTCAAAGAAAGAGTGAATAAGCAG GCCGCACAGGAAAAGAAAGCGGAGGTCAAAGAGGTCAGTCAGGTTGCGGCGTCCCCACCAGCAGCTGAAGCTCCTCCTGATCCCTCTATGAAGATGCTTCCAGCGGGCAACTCTGTTTGTCACGTTGACTACAACTGCTTTGAAGTTGGCACTGGACAG GTGTCAGTGGTGTACCGAACTCTGGACTTTGAGCCAATGAATTTCTTTGCCTTGGGTTCTCCAATCGGCATGTTCCTGACAGTGCGAGGACTGGAGAAGATTGAAGAGACGTACCAGCTGCCCACATGCAAGGGATTCTTCAATATTTACCATCCG CTGGACCCGGTGGCATACAGGATTGAGCCGATGATAATACCAGACATGGACCTGAAGCCTGTTTTGATCCCACATCACAAAGGGAGGAAGAGGCTTCATCTCG aACTAAAGGAAAGTCTCACCAGGATGGGCTCCGACCTGAAGCATGGTTTTATCAGCTCCCTCAGGAGCGCCTGGCAGACACTCAATGATTTTGCCCGCGCTCACACCTCAGCAGCCCAGCTCCAGGCTGAGCTGGCCATCGTAGCCAATCAGATCGAAGAACAGGAGAAACAAGCGCGGGAGG AGCAAAAGATCCCAGAGAGCCCTGAGCCAATAAAAGAAGAGGAGCTCGAGGTAAAGGTCGGGATGCTGAATGGAGGGAATCGCATCGACTACGTTCTGCAGGAGAAGCCCATCGAGAGTTTCAACGAGTACCTGTTTGCCCTCCAGAGTCATCTCTGCTACTG GCAATCTGAAGACACAGCTCTGCTCATTCTCAAAGAGATCTACAAGACCACGGGGATCCATCCAGAGCAGATTGCACATTAA
- the sec23ip gene encoding SEC23-interacting protein isoform X1, which produces MADRKNNNVPNTGANLLFSGAPEFNFNLPFMPVSQATGPAVLSGEDSTEVGEEDSFLGQTSGNGPAPSTFNYFSSPVTSSDPFAAIGQSPCPPPTLSAAPTSTGPVSVPSSVSMAPLPPPGSQLNPAPPPAFGSAVYQSPMGRHTPPPTTMTPPPPQMQPQSHNPYRHTPTSSRASPYIPAPEVLPPTHTPQQNPYSLGSPPQTFPLAGPTFTKPPPTHIQAPPPTATTAGAVVPAGPMMPMNYNVYEPVQPHWFYCKQVESKSVWLPFSIIDSLQLEETYNSVQPDPENVVIRTDGGRYDVQLYDRMRTSVYWEEEPTEVRRCTWFYKGDTDSRFIPYSEEFSDKLEAEYKKAVSTHQWHRRLEFPSGETIVMHNPKVIVQFQPSSMPDEWGTTQDGQTRPRVVKRGIDDDHDEVPDGELAKVDHLVFMVHGIGPVCDLRFRSMVECVDDFRSVSLKLLHSHFKKPLDEHAISRVEFLPVQWHTALHGDATGVDRRIKKITLPSTGRLRHFTNETLLDVLFYNSPTYCQTIMDTVAQEINRLYALFMKRNPDYRGGISVAGHSLGSLILFDLLSNQKDGSPALATPVIPTANGETKQVAAPVSHAVTPPAVEEEPKVDGEEFEDLSAMLEHLGLSEYKSTFDEEKIDIESFLMCTVEDLKEMGIPLGPRKKIAKFVKERVNKQAARQAAQEKKAEVKEVSQVAASPPAAEAPPDPSMKMLPAGNSVCHVDYNCFEVGTGQVSVVYRTLDFEPMNFFALGSPIGMFLTVRGLEKIEETYQLPTCKGFFNIYHPLDPVAYRIEPMIIPDMDLKPVLIPHHKGRKRLHLELKESLTRMGSDLKHGFISSLRSAWQTLNDFARAHTSAAQLQAELAIVANQIEEQEKQAREEQKIPESPEPIKEEELEVKVGMLNGGNRIDYVLQEKPIESFNEYLFALQSHLCYWQSEDTALLILKEIYKTTGIHPEQIAH; this is translated from the exons ATGGCAGATAGAAAGAATAATAATGTCCCCAACACCGGTGCAAATTTACTGTTCAGCGGCGCTCCGGAGTTTAATTTCAACCTGCCCTTCATGCCGGTGAGCCAGGCCACCGGCCCGGCGGTGCTGTCAGGAG AGGATTCCACTGAAGTTGGTGAAGAAGACAGCTTCCTAGGTCAGACCTCTGGTAATGGGCCAGCCCCCTCTACATTCAACTACTTCTCCAGCCCCGTAACCAGCAGTGACCCATTCGCAGCTATCGGCCAGTCGCCATGCCCACCGCCAACCCTGTCAGCAGCCCCGACATCAACCGGCCCGGTTTCTGTTCCCAGTAGTGTCAGCATGGCGCCACTACCCCCTCCAGGCTCACAACTGAACCCTGCTCCCCCTCCAGCGTTTGGCAGTGCAGTTTACCAGAGCCCTATGGGGCGTCACACTCCCCCTCCCACCACAATGACCCCACCGCCTCCCCAGATGCAGCCACAGAGTCATAACCCCTACCGACACACCCCCACCAGCAGTAGAGCCAGTCCTTATATTCCAGCTCCAGAAGTCCTGCCGCcgacacacacacctcagcagAATCCATACTCTCTAGGCTCTCCGCCACAGACATTCCCGCTGGCAGGACCCACATTCACAAAG cCTCCTCCCACACATATTCAAGCGCCTCCACCTACAGCCACCACTGCTGGGGCGGTAGTTCCTGCTGGTCCCATGATGCCAATGAACTACAATGTCTATGAGCCTGTTCAGCCTCACTGGTTCTACTGCAAGCAAGTGGAATCAAAGAGCGTCTGGCTTCCTTTCAGTATCATCGACTCCCTGCAGCTAGAGGAGACATATAACTCAG TTCAGCCAGACCCAGAAAATGTGGTCATACGTACAGATGGAGGGCGTTATGACGTGCAGCTGTACGACCGTATGCGGACTTCAGTGTACTGGGAAGAGGAGCCAACAGAGGTCCGACGCTGCACTTGGTTCTACAAAGGGGATACGGATAGTCGCTTTATTCCATACTCTGAGGAGTTCAGTGACAAGCTGGAG GCAGAATATAAGAAAGCTGTGTCTACCCACCAGTGGCACCGTAGACTGGAGTTCCCGTCAGGAGAAACTATTGTCATGCACAATCCAAAG GTGATTGTGCAGTTTCAGCCCTCCTCCATGCCAGATGAGTGGGGCACAACTCAGGATGGGCAGACCAGGCCCAGAGTGGTGAAGAGGGGGATTGATGATGACCATGATGAAGTGCCAGATG GTGAGCTCGCAAAGGTGGATCATCTCGTCTTCATGGTTCATGGAATCGGTCCCGTGTGTGACCTCAGGTTTCGGAGCATGGTCGAGTGTG TGGACGACTTCCGCAGTGTGTCACTGAAGCTGCTGCACAGTCACTTTAAGAAACCGCTGGATGAGCATGCCATCAGCAGGGTGGAGTTCCTCCCTGTCCAGTGGCACACGGCTTTACATGGAGACGCCACAGGGGTGGACAG GAGGATAAAGAAGATAACGCTGCCCAGCACTGGACGTTTACGTCACTTTACAAATGAGACGTTGTTAGATGTGCTTTTCTACAACAGTCCCACTTACTGCCAGACCATCATGGACACAGTTGCCCAAGAGATTAACCGACTTTACGCCCTGTTTATGAAGAGGAATCCAGACTACAGAGGAGGCATATCAGTGGCCGGGCACAGCTTAG GCTCCCTGATTCTCTTCGACCTGTTGTCAAATCAGAAGGATGGCTCTCCTGCACTGGCCACACCAGTCATACCCACTGCTAATGGAGAAACCAAACAG GTAGCAGCCCCCGTCTCTCACGCCGTCACCCCTCCAGCTGTGGAAGAGGAGCCCAAAGTAGACGGAGAGGAGTTTGAGGATCTTTCTGCTATGCTGGAACATCTGGGCTTGTCTGAATATAAGAGTACCTTTGATGAGGAGAAGATTGACATAGAATCTTTT CTTATGTGCACAGTCGAGGACCTGAAAGAGATGGGAATCCCACTGGGTCCCAGGAAAAAGATCGCCAAGTTTGTCAAAGAAAGAGTGAATAAGCAG GCTGCACGTCAGGCCGCACAGGAAAAGAAAGCGGAGGTCAAAGAGGTCAGTCAGGTTGCGGCGTCCCCACCAGCAGCTGAAGCTCCTCCTGATCCCTCTATGAAGATGCTTCCAGCGGGCAACTCTGTTTGTCACGTTGACTACAACTGCTTTGAAGTTGGCACTGGACAG GTGTCAGTGGTGTACCGAACTCTGGACTTTGAGCCAATGAATTTCTTTGCCTTGGGTTCTCCAATCGGCATGTTCCTGACAGTGCGAGGACTGGAGAAGATTGAAGAGACGTACCAGCTGCCCACATGCAAGGGATTCTTCAATATTTACCATCCG CTGGACCCGGTGGCATACAGGATTGAGCCGATGATAATACCAGACATGGACCTGAAGCCTGTTTTGATCCCACATCACAAAGGGAGGAAGAGGCTTCATCTCG aACTAAAGGAAAGTCTCACCAGGATGGGCTCCGACCTGAAGCATGGTTTTATCAGCTCCCTCAGGAGCGCCTGGCAGACACTCAATGATTTTGCCCGCGCTCACACCTCAGCAGCCCAGCTCCAGGCTGAGCTGGCCATCGTAGCCAATCAGATCGAAGAACAGGAGAAACAAGCGCGGGAGG AGCAAAAGATCCCAGAGAGCCCTGAGCCAATAAAAGAAGAGGAGCTCGAGGTAAAGGTCGGGATGCTGAATGGAGGGAATCGCATCGACTACGTTCTGCAGGAGAAGCCCATCGAGAGTTTCAACGAGTACCTGTTTGCCCTCCAGAGTCATCTCTGCTACTG GCAATCTGAAGACACAGCTCTGCTCATTCTCAAAGAGATCTACAAGACCACGGGGATCCATCCAGAGCAGATTGCACATTAA
- the csgalnact2 gene encoding chondroitin sulfate N-acetylgalactosaminyltransferase 2 produces MPRRGLTLQGRVRWLFLSLFLLLVLLLFAYLLECTPPADVSLALPGLAGESYGKEYYQALLQEQEERHLNRAASLKRQIAQLKQELQEMSEKLKLLQDKKELPGVQGLSETKDQEPGDLLEYLHSQIDKAEVNTGARLPSEYALVPFESFTSSKVYQLEMGLTRHPEEKPVRKDRRDELVEVMEAALDIINNPDEEDGVEEDMPMQRQTYTEGHFTEGLYRTERDKGTLYELFFAKEDSSSFRHVTLFRPFGPLMKVRSTSVETSGMIINIIVPLAGRVETFSQFLHNFREVCIQQDRRVHLTVVYFGPEGLQEVKSSLEKLSREESFSNYTLIPVDEEFSRGRGLDIGAHAWKRGDVLMFFCDVDIHFTLEFLNTCRLHATPNKKVFYPVVFSLYNPAIVYGNLELAPPTELQLIHKKDAGFWRDFGFGMTCQYRSDFLNIGGFDLEVKGWGVEDVHLYRKYLRSDMIVIRTPVSGLFHMWHEKQCADELTPEQYRMCIQSKAMNEASHSHLGMLVFRDEIEAHLRKQAFKTQSKTED; encoded by the exons ATGCCCAGGCGGGGGTTGACGCTCCAGGGCCGGGTCCGCTGGCTCTTCCTGAGCCTCTtcctgctgctggtgctgctgctgtttgcatACCTGCTGGAGTGCACCCCTCCGGCAGATGTCAGCCTGGCCCTGCCCGGCTTGGCAGGGGAGAGCTATGGGAAGGAGTACTACCAAGCCCTGCTGCAGGAACAGGAGGAGCGCCACCTAAACCGTGCCGCCAGTCTCAAGCGCCAGATTGCCCAGCTCAAGCAGGAGCTGCAGGAAATGAGTGAGAAGTTAAAACTCCTGCAGGACAAGAAGGAGCTCCCCGGGGTGCAGGGCCTGTCGGAGACTAAAGACCAAGAGCCGGGAGATCTGCTGGAGTACCTGCACTCTCAGATTGACAAGGCTGAGGTCAACACAGGGGCACGCCTCCCCAGCGAGTATGCCCTGGTGCCCTTTGAGAGTTTCACCTCGTCCAAGGTTTACCAACTGGAGATGGGGCTGACGCGGCACCCAGAGGAGAAGCCTGTCCGCAAAGACCGCAGGGACGAGCTGGTGGAGGTCATGGAGGCTGCACTGGACATCATCAACAACCCTGATGAGGAGGATGGTGTGGAGGAAGACATGCCGATGCAGAGACAAACCTACACAGAGGGCCACTTTACTGAAG GACTGTACAGGACAGAGCGAGACAAAGGGACACTTTACGAGCTCTTCTTTGCCAAAGAAGACTCCAGCAGCTTTCGCCATGTCACGCTCTTCAGACCTTTTGGTCCCTTAATGAAAGTCAGGAGCACATCTGTAGAAACATCAGGAATGATTATTAACATCATCGTGCCACTGGCGGGCCGAGTAGAAACTTTCTCACAGTTCTTACACAACTTCAG GGAGGTGTGCATACAACAGGACAGACGAGTACATCTCACTGTGGTTTATTTTGGTCCGGAGGGCCTACAGGAAGTGAAGTCATCATTGGAAAAATTGTCAAG GGAGGAGAGCTTCTCCAATTACACTCTGATCCCAGTGGACGAGGAGTTTTCCCGAGGTCGGGGTCTGGATATCGGGGCCCACGCCTGGAAGAGAGGCGATgtcttaatgtttttttgtgatgttGACATTCATTTTACTCTTGAGTTCCTTAACACCTGCCGTCTCCACGCTACTCCAA acaAGAAAGTCTTCTATCCAGTGGTGTTCAGTCTGTACAATCCTGCCATAGTCTATGGGAATTTGGAGCTGGCTCCACCTACTGAACTCCAACTG ATTCACAAAAAAGATGCTGGATTCTGGAGAGATTTTGGCTTTGGAATGACGTGTCAGTATCGCTCAGATTTCCTAAATATTG GTGGATTCGATCTTGAAGTCAAAGGCTGGGGTGTGGAAGACGTCCACTTGTACAGGAAGTATCTTCGGAGCGACATGATAGTGATTCGGACGCCGGTGTCCGGCCTTTTCCACATGTGGCACGAGAAGCAGTGTGCAGACGAGCTGACGCCGGAGCAGTACCGCATGTGCATCCAGTCCAAAGCCATGAACGAGGCCTCCCACTCTCACCTGGGCATGCTGGTTTTCCGCGACGAGATCGAGGCTCACCTACGCAAGCAGGCCTTCAAGACTCAGAGCAAAACAGAGGACTAA